One Candidatus Eremiobacterota bacterium genomic region harbors:
- a CDS encoding sugar ABC transporter permease: protein MKEKFSPYPYILPAIVFVTLIVLFPCLYSFYLAFTNYSLYHFTSFSFIGLDNFKEILLSAELSTFLSVLWWTFIWASVGVLSQVVVGLAFALVLNKPHLWGKNLYRTLLIIPWAVPSFITVLMWTGLLNTDFGLINKSITGTPILCSFINFMINGVNHLIEALNYLLGIGHLHLETFKMDSRGFVPWLTEGPWAKISVLMVNLWLGFPYMMSISLGALQGIPAELYEASSLDGASKVQQFRRITLPMLRSSMLPVIITSFAFNFNNFVGIYLLTAGGPAVAGSRAGATDILVSYTYKLAFNLSQYGLACAYAVLIFLLIGSISMVNFKLTGAFKE from the coding sequence ATGAAAGAAAAATTCTCCCCTTATCCCTACATACTCCCGGCCATCGTGTTCGTGACCCTTATCGTGCTGTTCCCCTGCCTCTACAGCTTTTACCTGGCATTCACCAATTACAGCCTCTATCACTTTACCTCCTTCTCATTCATAGGGCTCGATAATTTCAAGGAGATACTGCTCTCCGCTGAGCTTTCCACCTTTCTCTCCGTCCTCTGGTGGACCTTTATCTGGGCCTCCGTGGGGGTCCTCTCGCAGGTCGTCGTGGGCCTTGCCTTCGCGCTGGTCCTCAACAAGCCGCACCTCTGGGGGAAAAACCTCTACCGCACCCTCCTCATCATCCCCTGGGCCGTGCCAAGCTTCATCACGGTCCTCATGTGGACGGGGCTCCTGAACACCGATTTTGGCCTCATCAACAAGTCCATCACGGGAACACCGATTTTGTGCTCCTTCATCAACTTCATGATTAATGGGGTGAACCACCTCATTGAGGCGCTCAATTACCTGCTGGGAATAGGGCACCTCCACCTGGAGACGTTCAAGATGGACAGCCGGGGCTTCGTTCCCTGGCTCACCGAGGGGCCCTGGGCAAAAATATCGGTCCTCATGGTAAACCTCTGGCTTGGCTTCCCCTATATGATGTCCATAAGCCTGGGAGCCCTCCAGGGCATCCCTGCAGAGCTCTACGAGGCATCGTCTCTTGACGGTGCTTCAAAAGTGCAGCAGTTCAGAAGAATCACCCTCCCCATGCTCCGCTCGTCCATGCTGCCCGTCATCATCACAAGCTTTGCCTTCAATTTCAACAATTTCGTCGGCATCTACCTGCTCACGGCGGGAGGGCCGGCAGTGGCCGGGAGCCGCGCAGGCGCCACGGACATCCTGGTGAGCTATACGTACAAGCTTGCCTTCAACCTCTCGCAGTACGGCCTGGCCTGTGCTTATGCCGTCCTGATATTCCTCCTCATAGGGAGCATCAGCATGGTGAATTTCAAGCTCACGGGGGCCTTTAAGGAATGA